A genomic region of Arachis stenosperma cultivar V10309 chromosome 9, arast.V10309.gnm1.PFL2, whole genome shotgun sequence contains the following coding sequences:
- the LOC130947615 gene encoding uncharacterized protein LOC130947615 produces the protein MRIRKRQVPFPLSQVSPDPNRISRSPVMVQLNQAAPADVATSSKRSCTDVSAAAPAHSLDPSQPSDQTLHPPIGEDGELARLQRKKKEEYLVEDEDGKTQEEGEGGQKGNDTRKACNMGSETPPDALSPSSTTCKQDLRWREVEKAIPLKKRRGEFDNNMEENISDSNRRKTNKIQSRSSRTKMNMAWEQDDDEIIKEEEKEAEEEIVAVDEEEEEEEEEKVRERIQTKKVSKKKRVRGGALMEGSRCSRVNGRGWRCCQPTLVGYSLCEHHLGKGRLRSMTSVRSRSIATPTTAGAPKKLHRQLVPPSDNEAANSSSSYSNNNAKETNCVVACHDDDGYANHHAGGGGEDDHDDEKKPVTVTTKKRVKLGTVKARSISSLLGQTNNEITMPDNNNNKNNNVN, from the exons ATGAGGATCCGGAAGAGACAAGTGCCTTTTCCTCTCTCTCAGGTGTCTCCAGATCCCAACCGGATCAGCCGGTCACCGGTCATGGTGCAACTCAACCAAGCTGCCCCTGCCGACGTAGCCACGTCCTCGAAACGTTCTTGCACTGACGTTTCGGCTGCTGCGCCGGCACACAGCTTGGATCCATCTCAGCCGTCTGATCAGACGCTACACCCACCGATCGGTGAGGATGGAGAGCTTGCGAGGCTGCAGcggaagaagaaggaggaataTCTG GTAGAAGATGAAGATGGGAAGACACAAGAGGAGGGAGAAGGGGGACAAAAGGGTAATGATACCAG GAAAGCATGCAATATGGGTTCCGAAACACCACCTGATGCCCTCTCACCCTCAAGCACCACTTGTAAACaag ATTTGAGGTGGCGCGAGGTAGAGAAGGCAATTCCGctaaagaaaagaagaggagagTTTGATAATAACATGGAAGAAAATATTAGCGACAGCAACAGAAGGAAGACGAACAAAATCCAGAGTCGTAGCAGCAGAACGAAGATGAACATGGCGTGGGAGCAAGATGATGACGAAATTAtcaaagaggaagaaaaagaagccgAGGAAGAAATAGTAGCagtagatgaagaagaagaagaagaagaagaagaaaaagtaagaGAAAGAATCCAAACGAAAAAGGTTAGTAAGAAGAAGAGGGTAAGGGGTGGTGCACTGATGGAAGGTTCTAGATGCAGCCGCGTTAATGGGAGAGGATGGAGGTGTTGTCAGCCAACATTAGTTGGTTACTCACTTTGCGAGCATCATTTAGGGAAAGGAAGGTTGAGAAGCATGACAAGTGTTAGAAGCCGCTCTATTGCTACTCCAACCACTGCTGGTGCACCCAAGAAGCTTCACCGCCAGTTAGTTCCACCATCTGATAATGAAGCTGCTAATTCGTCTTCTTCGTATTCGAACAACAATGCAAAAGAAACCAATTGTGTCGTCGCTTGCCATGATGATGACGGTTATGCTAACCACCACGCTGGAGGCGGTGGTGAAGACGACCATGACGATGAGAAGAAGCCGGTGACGGTTACCACCAAGAAGAGGGTGAAGCTTGGAACGGTTAAGGCAAGATCGATAAGCAGCTTGCTGGGACAAACAAACAACGAAATTACTATGCctgacaacaacaacaacaaaaataataatgtgaATTGA